The segment ACAATAGTAAATGCACCAAAtatactaaataaattatattcttTGAAGTAGCTAgtataaagttataaaaatggTGCAAGTCCATATAATGTAAAATACATATTCATAATTAATGCAAATAACAATATTTACTTTCATAAATAGATACAATGacgaaatacatttttattgtccTTATTTCCTTACTGACCaccataaatgaaaaataacaataaatagatagttttaaaaatattttttttttaaatcaaagtaaattcgtttaaatttgtgttttgaactaaagatttttaaaattacacttTGGATGAGTGaaacaaaactaaatattggaaaaaatatgaaaaaccaacatgtttttattgaaataatgttaatttataaacgaacaataaaaaataagaagagtTTTTcacatcataattttttactgagtTGTAAGTTTAATCATGATTGGtctcaaataaatataaataaataaaaatttaatttaagatacaaaaattcaatccgAACTCGAAGTTGAGTTATGtatatcaattattatttaattaacttatttaatGATGTTCATAAGGAGaagtatgaataaaaaatataaataagtaataaaaggttaaatttattaagaattagTAGAAGCTCGAATTTaagtactttattttaaattgaattaaattacctTTCGCTCTTTAATTGACCAATGGCATCAAATAAGGTATGTAATTATCAAACGACAGATTAAATTTAGTAttgctttaaataattttaaattgatttaactgCCATAAattgttgataaatttatttcttcaatctaagtttcttttaaaataaattagtcaTATGTACATTATATTtagtttaaacaaatatttagaacagacaaacatttaattgaatgctgttcatttacttttttttgtatttttcccaAAGCAGTTTTAGCTGAACTATTGTCTTGGACAAACATACTTTTGCTCGAAAAGCTTacgattttgaattatttaaaatttttgcataaataataTCGTGTGTTTTGTTATAGAAAATTGTTGGGCAAGGTAAATTCATgtcagtaaataattttttactattacaaaattataaacaaacaaaaataaagaagaagaattaattatgaacatactgattatttttaaagttgtcaATGTGTATATTTCAAGAGATAACTACTTTCAACCTTATCATTCGttctaatttttcgtttatttttttttacaaattttgttcaaaaatattttctttttaagctTTGCagagttaattaaaataaaaatattaaatatggaTGAAAACTCGAATTCGAACGTAGTTGACCTTCCAACTGAACAAGCACAAATGGCGTTgaacaaaattctaaaagaaaCGTTTAGATTGAAGGAATATTCTCTACAAATTACGCCTGGATCATCCAAAGGAGACAACTACATTGGTATAATATATCGTGTTCTAGTTAAGAGATCTGTACCGTCTCTCGACAAAGAGTTGAGACTTATAGTGAAAATGCCACCAATGCATCCACAGCGTCgagaacaattttttgcacGTCCATGTTTCCTTCGTGAGATAACTGCTTATGAAGAGCTTTTACCTTTGTTTAAACAATTTCAACAAGAAAAAGGGATAGACATTTCATCAGAAGGATTTTGTCATGCTCCATTTTCGTATCAATgcatttctgaaaattttactgaagCGATTTTTATGCAGGATTTAAAATTGGACGGATATGAAATGTACGATCGGTGTCAAGAAATGTCTTACGAACATGCGTTGAAGGCAATTGAAACTTTGGCTAAATTCCATGCCGTATCATTTGCTATCAATGATCAAAGAAAATCGGATCCtgcttataaaaaatgtaggGAAATGGAAGATATTTGGTTAGCTCGTCGTGATAATAAAACGATGAACGACTATATGGCGGGTTTGAGTCAAAGAGCTCTCAACACATTAGATGCAGAAAAAGATGCAAGAATTTACGAAAAAGTTAAGAATCTTTTGACAACATCATACAtagaaaatttagagaaaGTTGTGGGTAACAAAGTGGCTGAACCCTATGCAATCGTTTGTCATGGAGATTTTTGGACCAACAATATTCTTTTTAAGCATAAGGTAagagtttttatttgtttgttaaataacctgattttatttgtaaagttAATTAGTAATACATAAgttatttttcacgatttgATCACACATTTGAAGATCTCTGATACTATCTTCTAGAGATCATTTTTGTCACAACCCATGTGGAATGTTAAAAACACCTCTAAATATTCAGTTCTGTTTCCTCCTTTACGATAACCTTTCCATTGCTCACAACTTTCATTACAGTCGAGTTTTCACTTATGTTTTCTTTTCGAGAGCTATTCTGTTTCATCTCATCCAGAAGCATTTGTCTTATTTTCCCCTTAATGTGCAATTTTCGTTTTGAGttaatttgctttaaataaGGATAAATACTTTTCAAGAAATGTAAGTCAGAGTCATTTTTCTGTGGTGTCGTACTTGATGTATGCGTCACTATCTGTTGTTCACTTTCTTTTGTTGATGTTTCggttattttagtttttataataGGTGTGAGTTTTGGCAACGTAGGtactttctttaaaattcgaagtggtacaattttttttaacggtgCTTTCTTTATTGTACGAGGTTCTGTTATTTTGAGTGATGGTAATCTGAGAGGAGGAGGCTCCCTTGTTCTGCTAAGGTTTTCATTGACATCTTCGTCATCATCAGGAACTTCTACTTGTTCGATTATAGGTTCAATTATTTGTATGTCCTCCTCGTCATTCGGATCGGCAGACACAATTTCTCCCTCTTCAAGTAAATGTGGGTCGTAACCAGCCTGCAATTGGCTAGCCTGTTCCTGTTTGAGTAGTTCTTTAACTGGAACCTCATCTGCAAAAATATAATCATGAAAGTCCATTGAATCATCATTGTCATTAGTCACTCTTGAACTAAGATGATAGTTTGTTTGCTCAAAGCCATCCAAATCAACAACTTGGTCACCGCCATACTGCTTTTTAAGTTCTTCGATTTGTTCTGGTGTTGCTTCTAGTTGACTTGTATCTAAAACACTCCACAAAAAACTGCAAGCTCTGAAGTGTATCCATGGTATATAAGCATTACCCAAGCGCAGACACTTTTTCACCTCTTTACGAAAATTGTCTCTTAGTCCTTTCCATTTTGTTTTGACCAGATTTGACGGAGTGAGACTTGCATTACTCATAGAAAGCAATCGGGAATTGGTGAATAATTTGCTTGGATTTCCAATAACATTCGCGATTTCTTCCCAGTTGTCTCCGATTAGTGGCCGAGTATGATGTAGGTAATGGTTGGGGTTCCATAATTGCGGTCGTTTTCGCACTTCTTCAATTAATCTCGTAACCATTGGATATGAACTTCTTACTTCTTCTGATACGTGTGTCTTGCTGACTGTTGTgctcattttaaaaacattttttttaatttttacttggataaaaacatcataaaacaaataatacagAACATATCAATTGTCAGTTGCGAAGAATATGATTGGTTATTTTATTCTACGCAATATGTGTGATTGGTcatgaacttttaaatttgttaaccgtttatttttttttaggataatAAACCTGTGGAAGCATTTTTGTTGGACTTTCAAATTATTCGCTATGCATCTCCAGTCACAGATCTATGCTACTTCTTTTTTACTTGTACTTCAAGTGTCTTTCGTAGACAACACTTTCAACATTTATTGGATTTATATTATGAAATTCTCAACTGTCTAATTAATAAGTCtgtttttatacttttatgaatttcaaatatttatttctaaatttttttctagacTTGGATCAAATCCTGATGTTGTATTTCCAAAGTCTGTATTCAAAGAACACATGCAACGTTTTGGAATGTTTGGTGTTATGATGGCCGTaatggtaaaaatttacatatatttattattgcaaATACGCAACCTACAACTAGTGTTTATTTACATAGCTTTTACCTATTTTTGTGGCCAAATCTGAAGAAGCACCGGATTTAGAGAAGGCTGCTGAAAAGATTGCGGATGGTGAAGATGTTTCAAAGATGTCTGAGGAAGAAACGAGTGCCGATACAATTTTAGCTTACAACAAACGCATGAGAGATGTTTTATATGATGCATTTGATTATAACATGATACCATAAGAAAATTGGTTTCTCACacgaaataatataaaagtaacaatttattattataaatataaaacagaCCGGATATCAAATACCttcttacgaaaaaaataaatttaggatTGCATGAATACCTaacagtttttatttaaataatgtgGCTCTGCATATATTTGGAGTGTCAAACATTGTgaagtaaataaatacttaatacacaatatttattatttaatatcagCTGTTTAAAGAAAACATGTGAGTATACATCTCCCTTATCTGTGAAtagttatttaatataaaattgttttaatcaaaaacaaaatgaagctgctaaaagtaaaaaaatagttcacgTTGCTGTATCAAAAATCTGTCATAAATCAAAAATGCACACAAagcaaaattgtaataatCAAGTATTATAGATTGCTCAAAACTTGTCTTGGTgataaataatattgattaTCGTGTTATTCGTCCAACGAGAAATACTCTTCATGTTTGATAGAAAGCTTTCAAGACAAGTACTTCGTTTCCCTTTCACACTTGTTAATATTTCAAGTATTCTTTCTACTTACATTGTTCCGTTTCATACATCTTTTTCCTATCTTCATCTTGATACGAGGTatcctaattaattttttcagtctATTTCCTTGCTATATTCTACAAACACGCATTGTTGATCTCTTGTGCTTAACAATGTCAGAGGAAAACAGAGGAAATGTTAGTTGCAAAAGTACAGTTGTCGAGGAAGGTAGTTGTGGGAcgaacaaaaagttgaaatcatCCGATCAAATGAGTGAAATGTTATCAATGTACCAGGATTACTCcgaggtaaatattttaagagttCTATGATTAATGTGAGTAtgaaaataagattttaaggTTCTTTTAAAGGAGCATCCACGGAAGCTAATTCCTGAATTAtgcaaacaattttataatttgggATGGGTTACAGGGACAGGTGGTGGTATTTCAATAAAACTGGAGTAAGAAGTGTTAAGATTTTAGTCATAACtcaaatcacaaaatatttttctttatatgtGTGAATAATTCAGTGATGAGATCTACATCGCAGCATCGGGAGTTCAAAAAGAACGCATTATTCCTGAAGATTTGTTTGTAAGTTTGCTttagataaataaaacattaaataaaagattattttgtacaaaaatagaTCACAAATATGGATGGAGAGGATATCCAAAAACCACCAGAATACAAAAAGCTTAGCAAAAGCCAATGTACTCCATTATTCATGCTGGCTTATCGGCAACGAAATGCGGGAAGTGTAATTCACACGCACTCGCCAGCAGCAGTACTCGCAACCCTTTTGTGGCCGGGTAAAGAATTTCGATGTACTCATTTGGAAATGATCAAGGGCATTTATGATTACGAGCTTGGTCGTAATTTACGCTATGACGAAGAACTAGTTGTACCTATCATTGAAAATACTTGTTTTGAGTCTGATTTGGAAGAATCACTGAACAAAGCAATGAATGACTATCCCGGAACTAGTGCTGTATTAGTGCGACGTCATGGAATTTATGTTTGGGGTGATACATGGCAAAAAGCGAAAACTCAGTAAGTCGATCAATACTCTAAAATACTAAATATTGAAAGCCcgttaaatttgttttgcaTTTTCCCTAGGACCGAATGCTATGATTACTTGATGTCTCTAGCTGtggaaatgaataaatttggaTTGGATGCCGGGAAAGTACCGAAACCATCTCGAAATGGTGGCaaataaattccaaaatatccGACCACTCAATTAatatacattaatttttgggaaacatacatatattttcaattatttcaataaaaattggtcAACGAAtgacttttctttattttacttgcagataatttttgttcaatattaataaattaatattaaattgtggcggaactttattaaatttcgttcaaaatcAACTTTCGATGAAAGTTGGAACAACCTTTTTTGCTGTATTCATTTATGTATTTACAAACACATTATTCGAATATATCGAGGGACATAAGTTTGAAAACATAGTACGTTAAGAATGAACAAATTTACTCTCTTACTTTTTCGAATGAACTTTATGTAGAGTAGTAGTATTCTACATTATATATGTATACAAAGATAAAGTATGCTGCGAGAGTCTGGAAAATTACTTGATACGTTTCCATATGATCTCTCTGATTCTATACAAAGGCGCTCTAAATACTCTCATATTCTTATACATGTGCAGAAATGTGGCTTTACAGTTGTCTGGTAGTAACACCCTATCATTCTATTTTGTGCATTATTCGGGACAACCACtttagaaatagaaaaaagtgcATTATACAAAAAGTAAGAATTATAGACAAGAAATCAAGACAAATTTTTCTGGGAAGAAAATATTGGAAAGACTTTACAAGAACCTAATTTCTTGAACGTTGgataaattattatacatattaaaaaactaatttaggATTATGCtcgcaaaagtttttaattaattggtaGGTTTCTGTattgaagttttattttaggcacattatcaataaaacaaatgaaaaagtaCTTTCTGAATAACATATCTGTGATATGTATATAGACAGTATGTAGCAATAAACGTTACGCAAAACAATATAGACACTAAAATGTGAATAGTCAAAAAGGAGATGCGACTTTGTGACGTTGTTTTGAGGTCAAACGAACATTTTACCATTTAACATTATCGTTATTctatatcttttaaaattactacacacaaaaaatgtgtaacaaaattataatgtaatttagaacttatataaaaaaaaactcttcagaaattat is part of the Culicoides brevitarsis isolate CSIRO-B50_1 chromosome 3, AGI_CSIRO_Cbre_v1, whole genome shotgun sequence genome and harbors:
- the LOC134833210 gene encoding uncharacterized protein LOC134833210, producing MDENSNSNVVDLPTEQAQMALNKILKETFRLKEYSLQITPGSSKGDNYIGIIYRVLVKRSVPSLDKELRLIVKMPPMHPQRREQFFARPCFLREITAYEELLPLFKQFQQEKGIDISSEGFCHAPFSYQCISENFTEAIFMQDLKLDGYEMYDRCQEMSYEHALKAIETLAKFHAVSFAINDQRKSDPAYKKCREMEDIWLARRDNKTMNDYMAGLSQRALNTLDAEKDARIYEKVKNLLTTSYIENLEKVVGNKVAEPYAIVCHGDFWTNNILFKHKDNKPVEAFLLDFQIIRYASPVTDLCYFFFTCTSSVFRRQHFQHLLDLYYEILNCLINKLGSNPDVVFPKSVFKEHMQRFGMFGVMMAVMLLPIFVAKSEEAPDLEKAAEKIADGEDVSKMSEEETSADTILAYNKRMRDVLYDAFDYNMIP
- the LOC134833211 gene encoding uncharacterized protein LOC134833211, whose product is MSTTVSKTHVSEEVRSSYPMVTRLIEEVRKRPQLWNPNHYLHHTRPLIGDNWEEIANVIGNPSKLFTNSRLLSMSNASLTPSNLVKTKWKGLRDNFRKEVKKCLRLGNAYIPWIHFRACSFLWSVLDTSQLEATPEQIEELKKQYGGDQVVDLDGFEQTNYHLSSRVTNDNDDSMDFHDYIFADEVPVKELLKQEQASQLQAGYDPHLLEEGEIVSADPNDEEDIQIIEPIIEQVEVPDDDEDVNENLSRTREPPPLRLPSLKITEPRTIKKAPLKKIVPLRILKKVPTLPKLTPIIKTKITETSTKESEQQIVTHTSSTTPQKNDSDLHFLKSIYPYLKQINSKRKLHIKGKIRQMLLDEMKQNSSRKENISENSTVMKVVSNGKVIVKEETELNI
- the LOC134833213 gene encoding probable methylthioribulose-1-phosphate dehydratase isoform X1, which translates into the protein MSEENRGNVSCKSTVVEEGSCGTNKKLKSSDQMSEMLSMYQDYSEVLLKEHPRKLIPELCKQFYNLGWVTGTGGGISIKLDDEIYIAASGVQKERIIPEDLFITNMDGEDIQKPPEYKKLSKSQCTPLFMLAYRQRNAGSVIHTHSPAAVLATLLWPGKEFRCTHLEMIKGIYDYELGRNLRYDEELVVPIIENTCFESDLEESLNKAMNDYPGTSAVLVRRHGIYVWGDTWQKAKTQTECYDYLMSLAVEMNKFGLDAGKVPKPSRNGGK
- the LOC134833213 gene encoding probable methylthioribulose-1-phosphate dehydratase isoform X2, whose translation is MSEENRGNVSCKSTVVEEGSCGTNKKLKSSDQMSEMLSMYQDYSEEHPRKLIPELCKQFYNLGWVTGTGGGISIKLDDEIYIAASGVQKERIIPEDLFITNMDGEDIQKPPEYKKLSKSQCTPLFMLAYRQRNAGSVIHTHSPAAVLATLLWPGKEFRCTHLEMIKGIYDYELGRNLRYDEELVVPIIENTCFESDLEESLNKAMNDYPGTSAVLVRRHGIYVWGDTWQKAKTQTECYDYLMSLAVEMNKFGLDAGKVPKPSRNGGK